One genomic window of Quercus lobata isolate SW786 chromosome 9, ValleyOak3.0 Primary Assembly, whole genome shotgun sequence includes the following:
- the LOC115959659 gene encoding serine/arginine-rich splicing factor RS40-like isoform X2, whose amino-acid sequence MENERDAEDAIRRLDRTEFGRKGRRLRVEWTKHERGIRRPGGSRKSSANTRPSKTLFVINFDTHHTRTRDLERHFEPYGKIVSVRIRRNFAFVQYESQEDACRALDGTNMSKLLDRVISVEYAVRDDDDERRNGYSPDRRSRDRSLERGRDRRRSPSPYRRERGSPDYGRGASPYRKERGSPDYGRGGSPSPYRRERASPDYGRTRSRSPYQRDRVGSDRRRGPSRSPYQPERVSADVARGPSRSPYGREKASPDNGRGPSRSPYERERESPNNGRDLSHSPYGRERASPEDGRVPSQSPYDGRERASPDNGREVSPIPEPRDSPNFGGGPESPMHERYRSRSPPGEE is encoded by the exons atggaaaatgagagagatgcTGAGGATGCTATTCGGAGACTTGATCGAACAGAATTTGGTCGTAAGGGACGTAGGCTTCGTGTTGAATGGACAAAA CATGAGCGTGGCATTAGAAGGCCTGGAGGTTCCAGAAAATCTTCAGCTAATACGAGGCCTTCAAAGACCTTGTTTGTTATTAATTTCGACACACATCATACTAGGACTAGGGACTTGGAGAGGCACTTTGAACCATATGGGAAGATAGTGAGTGTAAGGATTAGAAGGAACTTTGCATTTGTTCAGTATGAATCACAGGAGGATGCTTGTAGAGCGTTGGATGGAACAAACATGAG CAAGCTGTTGGATCGAGTTATTTCAGTGGAGTACGCAGTTCGGGATGACGATGATGAAAGAAGAAACGGATATAGTCCTGATAGAAGAAGTCGAGATAGGTCATTGGAGAGAGGTCGTGATAGAAGGCGATCCCCAAGCCCCTATCGAAGAGAGAGGGGCAGCCCTGATTATGGCCGTGGTGCTAGTCCATATAGGAAAGAGCGAGGAAGCCCTGATTATGGCCGTGGGGGCAGCCCAAGTCCCTATAGGAGAGAGAGGGCTAGCCCTGATTATGGTCGGACACGCAGTCGTAGTCCTTATCAAAGAGATAGGGTTGGGTCTGATCGTCGCCGTGGTCCTAGCCGTAGTCCTTACCAACCAGAAAGGGTGAGTGCTGATGTTGCTCGTGGCCCCAGCCGTAGTCCTTATGGAAGAGAGAAGGCAAGCCCTGACAATGGTCGTGGCCCCAGCCGTAGTCCTTATGAAAGGGAGAGGGAAAGCCCTAACAATGGTCGTGACCTCAGCCACAGTCCTTATGGTAGAGAGAGGGCTAGTCCTGAAGATGGTCGAGTCCCCAGCCAAAGCCCTTATGatgggagagagagagctagCCCTGACAATGGTCGTGAAGTCAGCCCCATACCCGAACCCAGGGACAGCCCTAATTTTGGTGGTGGTCCAGAAAGCCCTATGCATGAGAGATATCGCAG TCGATCACCCCCTGGAGAGGAATGA
- the LOC115959659 gene encoding serine/arginine-rich splicing factor RS40-like isoform X1 has protein sequence MRPIFCGNFEYDARQSDLERLFGRYGKVERVDMKSGFAFIYMENERDAEDAIRRLDRTEFGRKGRRLRVEWTKHERGIRRPGGSRKSSANTRPSKTLFVINFDTHHTRTRDLERHFEPYGKIVSVRIRRNFAFVQYESQEDACRALDGTNMSKLLDRVISVEYAVRDDDDERRNGYSPDRRSRDRSLERGRDRRRSPSPYRRERGSPDYGRGASPYRKERGSPDYGRGGSPSPYRRERASPDYGRTRSRSPYQRDRVGSDRRRGPSRSPYQPERVSADVARGPSRSPYGREKASPDNGRGPSRSPYERERESPNNGRDLSHSPYGRERASPEDGRVPSQSPYDGRERASPDNGREVSPIPEPRDSPNFGGGPESPMHERYRSRSPPGEE, from the exons ATGAGGCCCATCTTCTGTGGAAATTTTGAGTATGACGCACGGCAGTCTGATCTGGAACGGCTTTTTGGTAGATATGGGAAGGTTGAGAGGGTGGATATGAAGTCTG GATTTGCTTTTATCTATatggaaaatgagagagatgcTGAGGATGCTATTCGGAGACTTGATCGAACAGAATTTGGTCGTAAGGGACGTAGGCTTCGTGTTGAATGGACAAAA CATGAGCGTGGCATTAGAAGGCCTGGAGGTTCCAGAAAATCTTCAGCTAATACGAGGCCTTCAAAGACCTTGTTTGTTATTAATTTCGACACACATCATACTAGGACTAGGGACTTGGAGAGGCACTTTGAACCATATGGGAAGATAGTGAGTGTAAGGATTAGAAGGAACTTTGCATTTGTTCAGTATGAATCACAGGAGGATGCTTGTAGAGCGTTGGATGGAACAAACATGAG CAAGCTGTTGGATCGAGTTATTTCAGTGGAGTACGCAGTTCGGGATGACGATGATGAAAGAAGAAACGGATATAGTCCTGATAGAAGAAGTCGAGATAGGTCATTGGAGAGAGGTCGTGATAGAAGGCGATCCCCAAGCCCCTATCGAAGAGAGAGGGGCAGCCCTGATTATGGCCGTGGTGCTAGTCCATATAGGAAAGAGCGAGGAAGCCCTGATTATGGCCGTGGGGGCAGCCCAAGTCCCTATAGGAGAGAGAGGGCTAGCCCTGATTATGGTCGGACACGCAGTCGTAGTCCTTATCAAAGAGATAGGGTTGGGTCTGATCGTCGCCGTGGTCCTAGCCGTAGTCCTTACCAACCAGAAAGGGTGAGTGCTGATGTTGCTCGTGGCCCCAGCCGTAGTCCTTATGGAAGAGAGAAGGCAAGCCCTGACAATGGTCGTGGCCCCAGCCGTAGTCCTTATGAAAGGGAGAGGGAAAGCCCTAACAATGGTCGTGACCTCAGCCACAGTCCTTATGGTAGAGAGAGGGCTAGTCCTGAAGATGGTCGAGTCCCCAGCCAAAGCCCTTATGatgggagagagagagctagCCCTGACAATGGTCGTGAAGTCAGCCCCATACCCGAACCCAGGGACAGCCCTAATTTTGGTGGTGGTCCAGAAAGCCCTATGCATGAGAGATATCGCAG TCGATCACCCCCTGGAGAGGAATGA